The Danio aesculapii chromosome 8, fDanAes4.1, whole genome shotgun sequence genome window below encodes:
- the ppdpfa gene encoding pancreatic progenitor cell differentiation and proliferation factor A: MAAIPSSGSLIATHDYYRRRIGSTSSNSSCSSSEYTGEVIPHPPGLTRQDSGHWWSSFFFGKQNQMGTPNGFESQQKTGTYTVTNGQVTCVAREIVMKRHLSESSDSGKEPGSPLPS, from the exons ATGGCAGCGATTCCATCCAGCGGTTCCCTCATCGCCACCCATGATTACTACCGAA GGCGCATTGGATCTACGTCCAGTAACAGTTCCTGTAGCAGTTCGGAGTACACTGGGGAGGTCATTCCACACCCACCAG GTCTGACACGTCAGGACTCTGGCCACTGGTGGTCCAGTTTTTTCTTTGGGAAGCAGAATCAAATGGGAACGCCCAATGGATTTGAGTCCCAGCAGAA GACTGGCACCTACACAGTGACAAACGGTCAGGTGACCTGCGTCGCTCGCGAGATCGTAATGAAGAGGCATTTGAGCGAGAGCAGTGACTCTGGGAAGGAGCCGGGTTCACCCCTGCCCTCATAA
- the ptk6a gene encoding protein-tyrosine kinase 6, producing the protein MHTYNSTESNHNCQKPLSEPESHSPYTGLVYGEHANLRNPSNLRFFLKQLSLSLSFRNLPVEYQSSRPAKPAAKDSHSDEMSQEEVCCSCPGLRALCQILFTSSDKTEAEKPTNAAKLQTANVPSPSRASACEPGSELYKAMWSYKARGADELSFQEGEQFRICERQGEWWTALKLGRDGAVTGRGFVPIHYLARRQTVKEQPWYFGTLNRFETENLLLAPENGVGAFLVRHSEKDNIGYVLSVLLDDRSKEVKHIKIHQNQNGSFYLDKSQTFQSLEKLVDHYRKISLHGDSFLKQPCRRPEPKPKDLSHSTVNDWELPKEEFTLEEELGKGFFADVYRGKWKGMVNVAIKILKNDSINHREFMLETQILKKLRHKHLITLFAVCTSSSPFYIITELMEKGDLLSLLKGKEGLDLNSQMLTEMASQVADGMAYLEEQNSIHRDLAARNVLVGANYICKVADLGLARIVKETVYSSEDKQIPYKWSAPEAISHGRFSNKSDVWSFGVLLYEMFTYGGVPYPAFSNIEVYNMITAGYRMPAPPKCPSHIYDIMLMCWRYSAEERPDFSELLHILEDYCAPCTDQNTESCNDT; encoded by the exons TACGGGGAACACGCAAACCTCAGGAACCCTTCGAATCTGCGTTTCTTTTTAAAGCAG ctctctctctctctctctttcagaaacTTACCTGTGGAGTATCAATCTTCACGACCTGCCAAACCTGCCGCCAAAGATTCACACTCAGATGAAATGTCCCAGGAGGAGGTGTGCTGCTCGTGTCCCGGGCTGAGGGCGCTTTGTCAGATATTGTTCACGTCGTCTGACAAGACTGAGGCTGAAAAACCTACAAACGCGGCCAAACTTCAGACAGCGAATGTCCCGAGTCCATCCCGCGCCTCGGCCTGTGAGCCCGGGAGTGAGCTCTACAAGGCGATGTGGTCCTACAAGGCTCGCGGGGCGGATGAACTTTCCTTCCAGGAGGGAGAGCAGTTCCGCATCTGCGAGCGCCAGGGCGAGTGGTGGACGGCTCTAAAACTGGGGAGAGATGGAGCGGTCACCGGGAGGGGCTTTGTTCCGATTCATTACCTGGCGAGAAGACAAACGGTGAAAGAGCAACC CTGGTACTTTGGCACACTGAACCGCTTTGAGACTGAGAATTTGCTCCTGGCTCCAGAGAATGGTGTTGGAGCTTTCCTGGTACGACACAGCGAAAAGGATAACATAGGTTATGTTTTATCAG TGTTATTAGATGACAGAAGCAAGGAAGTAAAACATATTAAGATCCATCAGAATCAGAATGGAAGTTTCTATCTTGATAAGAGTCAAACATTTCAAAGCCTGGAGAAACTGGTGGATCACTACCGGAAGATTTCCCTGCACGGTGACTCTTTTCTCAAACAACCATGCAGACGG CCAGAACCAAAGCCAAAGGATCTTTCCCACAGTACAGTAAATGACTGGGAATTACCTAAGGAAGAGTTCACACTTGAAGAGGAGCTTGGTAAAGGATTCTTTGCAGATGTTTACCGTGGAAAATGGAAAGGCATGGTCAATGTGGCCATTAAGATCCTCAAAAATG ACTCTATCAACCACAGGGAGTTCATGTTGGagacacaaatattaaaaaagctCAGGCACAAACACCTCATCACACTTTTCGCTGTCTGCACAAGCTCAAGCCCCTTCTACATCATCACTGAACTCATGGAAAAAGGCGACCTGCTCAGTTTGCTCAAAG GTAAGGAGGGCCTGGACCTGAATTCACAGATGCTGACAGAAATGGCATCCCAGGTGGCTGATGGGATGGCGTACCTTGAGGAGCAGAACAGCATCCACAGAGACCTGGCGGCCCGCAATGTTTTAGTGGGAGCCAACTACATTTGTAAAGTGGCCGACTTAGGGCTAGCTCGAATCGTCAAA GAGACAGTTTACTCATCAGAAGATAAACAAATCCCATACAAGTGGTCTGCTCCTGAAGCCATCAGCCATGGAAGATTCTCCAACAAATCTGACGTCTGGTCATTCGGAGTCCTGCTATATGAAATGTTCACCTATGGTGGAGTCCCATATCCAG CCTTCTCAAATATCGAGGTGTACAACATGATCACGGCGGGGTACAGAATGCCCGCACCTCCCAAATGCCCGTCCCACATCTATGACATAATGCTGATGTGTTGGAGATATTCGGCTGAGGAAAGGCCAGATTTCAGTGAACTGTTACATATTCTAGAAGACTATTGTGCTCCATGCACGGACCAGAACACAGAGAGCTGCAATGACACATAA